GTGCAGAACAAGGGCGACAGCGCCTTTGGTCAAAGATCGGCCCAAATGGTGCCTGAATTTAGTCTGCTTCTGTTGATGGAATGGATATTTGAGAACAGTTGAAGTGACTCAACTACAATCGTTAACTCATACCCACTTCGACTAAGACCGTCGACGGAGCGTCGTCATGGCCAAAGACCCAGGTCGCGTCCTGATTTTTGACACCACCCTTCGGGACGGTGAACAGTCCCCAGGCGCCAGTCTCAATCTTGAGGAGAAGCTGGCGATCGCGCAGCAGTTGGCTCGCCTGGGCGTCGATGTGATCGAGGCCGGTTTCCCGTTTGCGAGTGCCGGCGACTTCGCGGCTGTCCAGCGGATTGCCCAGCAGGTTGGTGGTGACAACGGTCCGATCATTTGTGGATTGGCCCGTGCCTCGAAGGCCGATATCAAGGCCTGTGCCGATGCTGTGGCACCAGCACCCCGCGGCAGGATCCATACCTTTATTGCCACCAGCGACATTCATCTCGAGCACAAATTGCGCAAGAGCCGCAAGGACGTGCTCGCAATCGTGCCCGAGATGGTGAGCTATGCCCGCTCCCTGATCGAAGACGTTGAATTCTCCTGTGAAGACGCCGGGCGGAGTGATCCCGAGTTTCTTTACGAGGTGATCGAAGCGGCCATTGCCGCCGGTGCCACCACCATCAATATTCCCGACACCGTCGGTTACACCACACCATCGGAGTTCGGTGGCCTGATTGCCGGGATTAACCAGCACGTTCCCAACATTGATGAGGCTGTGATTTCAGTCCATGGTCACAACGATCTCGGACTGGCCGTCGCCAACTTCCTCGAGGCCGTTAAAAACGGCGCTCGACAGTTGGAATGCACCATCAACGGCATCGGAGAACGGGCCGGGAATGCGTCCTTAGAAGAGTTGGTAATGGCGATGCATGTGCGCCGCCGCTACTTCAATCCCTTCCTGGGGCGTAAGGAAGACAGCCCCACGCCGCTGACGGCTGTGCGCACCGAGGAGCTCACCAAAACCTCGCGCTTGGTGTCGAATCTCACCGGCATGGTGGTGCAGCCCAATAAAGCGATTGTTGGGGCCAATGCTTTTGCCCATGAGTCGGGCATTCATCAGGACGGTGTTTTAAAAAATCGGCTCACCTACGAGATCATCGACGCGCGCACCGTTGGTCTGAGCGATAACCGCATCTCCTTGGGCAAACTCAGCGGCCGCAGTGCCGTGCGGGCTCGCTTGGAAGAGCTGGGTTACAACCTCACCCGAGAGGATCTTGATGAGGCATTTGCTCGTTTCAAAGACCTCGCAGACCGCAAGCGCGAGATCACCGACCGCGATCTTGAAGCGATCGTGAGTGAGCAGGTGCAACAACCGGAAGCTCGTTTTCAACTCAAGTTTGTTCAGGTGAGTTGTGGCAGTACCTCGCGCCCCACTGCGACGGTCGCCTTGATGGATGAGGAGGGTGGCGAACGCACCGTGTCAGCGGTGGGTACCGGTCCGGTGGATGCGGTGTGCCGAGCCCTTAATTGCCTCGCTGATGTGCCCAACGATTTGATCGAGTTTTCCGTGAAGTCGGTTACTGAAGGGATTGATGCGATTGGAGAGGTCACCATTCGCCTGCGACGTGATGGATCGTTGTATTCCGGCCATGCCGCCGACACCGATGTCGTGGTAGCGGCGGCGATGGCCTTTGTGAACGCCCTCAATCGGTTGGTTGCAGGCCAGGAACGTCAGTCGTTGCACCCGCAAAAGGATCCAGTCGTGCTGGACGCCAGGCCGACTCTCTGACCCACCAACCCATGCGCCGTCTGCTCCCCAGGGCTGTGCAGTTGATGCTGCTCATCCTTTTGGCTTTGTTGGTGCTGACCCCCCTGCTTTGGTTGGTCAGCACCTCGTTGAAAGGCCCCGCTGAAGACATCTTTGTGAGTCCGCCGGCGCTCTTGCCAGCGGAACCGAGCTTGGATGCCTACGTGCGGCTGTTTCAAGACAACCCGCTCACGACCTATTTGATTAACAGCGCAGTGGTGAGTGCCCTGGCGGTGGTCGCCAATTTGCTCTTCTGTTCGTTGGCGGCCTACCCCTTGGCGAGGCTGCGGTTTGCTGGTCGGGGCTTGGTGCTGGCCCTCGTAGTGGCCACCATTTTGATCCCGTTTCAGGTGGTGATGATTCCGCTGTACCTCTTGATGGTTCAGCTGGGGTTACGCAACACGTTGTTGGCGTTGGTGATCCCTCAGGCCGCTACTGCCTTCGGCCTATACCTTTTGCGACAAAGCTTCCTCGGCGTTCCAAAGGAGTTGGAGGAGGCAGCACGGATTGATGGCTGTTCGCGGCTTGGCGAATGGTGGAACGTGATGATTCCAGCGGCACGGGCTGATCTGATCACCCTGGCAATGTTTGTATTCATCGGCACTTGGAGTGATTTTCTCTGGCCGTTGGTGATTTTGGACGATCCCAATCTCTACACCTTGCCGCTCGGATTACAACAATTGTCGAGCAGTTTTTCGCTTGATTGGCGGATTGTGGCGGCGGGATCTGTGGTGTCGATTCTTCCTGTGATGGCGTTGTTTCTTCTGCTTCAGCGCTTCATTCTTCCCAATGCCAGCGGTGATGCCGTGAAGGGTTGAGTCTGTAAATAAAAACGATCAGATCGGAGGGCCTGATCTAGAACGATGACAACTGCCCTGATCCATGGCCCTCGCCGATCTCGACCGTTTTCTGCTGATGCGAGAGACCGACTTGGCCCTGCATGAGCGCTTGGCCCGCCCCATGGATCTTGAGGGTTTTCTGGCCTTGGCTGCCGACTACGGATTCAACCTGGATGAGTCGGATGTGTTCGCCGCTCAGCAGCGCGAAGCCCAGGCTAAAACGGCCCATGCCCTGCAACAGCGGCAGGCTCAAGAGTCACGGCCGCTTCGTGCGTTCATTCATGGATAAGCCTGGCCTTGGCCTGGCTTTTCTAGCGAGTGAGCTTCACCACATCGGGAGTTTCCCCGTGCACTTCCCCGATCCAGCGGGCATGGGTGACGGCGCCGTCGTGGGTGTGGAAAATCCAGGCATCGTCGGGTGATGCTTTGCGTTCGATCTGCTGATCCACCGAGTTCACCGACAAATAGCCACCGATGGAGGAGGAGCGCAGTACGTATCGCTCGGCGTAGTTGGTCAACATCACAGCGGCGAGGGGGATCTCTTCTTCAGCGGTAGCGGCGTATACAAGGCGCTTGGCTCCAACTGCGGAATTATTTTTGTTTTCATTCCTTGAGCGTTAATAGGCTCTGTTGTTGGAAGATCAGATTGGCCGGGGGGCTGAACCGGGTTTGGTGTCCTCCCTCGCGAAACCAAGAGGTGGAACCGGCCACTAAATCAAGGTCTTTAGCGTCGAGTTTCCATTCCTCTGCGAGGTAGCTCTCGAGCATTGACGGCGTGGGTGGAGAGGTTTGTTGCCAGTGCACGATGGCGAGCTGCCCGGGGCGGCTGGTCAGCGTTACCAGCCGATGTCCGGGTTGGCCGTCGGGGGCTGGAGCCTCGCTTTCGTCGGTTTGTTCGTCGCAAACGAACAAGCGCAGTGGGTGATCGGTGTTGCCTTGGGGCACGCAGTATTTATTGAGATAGAGCTCCCGAGCCCGTCGGAAGGCAGCTCCCGGCGCTTTGTTCATGAGGGTGGTGTAAGCCAGCAGCAATGTCTCGCCCATGCCAGGGGTTCGTCGACGTGTACCCAGTGTCTCGAATAACAAAGCTGCCCCCCCTAAGGCACCAGCTGGCATGGGAAGCTAGTGACGATTTCGGGATTGGACCAGCATGGGTCTTCGTCGCTCCCGCTACCGATTGGTTGGCCTGGATGGGCGCCCCCATCCCGTTTTAGATACTCCCTACGACACCCTTGAGCTCGCTGTGGCGGAAGCCAGCAACTGGTGCAACGGCCAAGGGTCTCGCTGCTCACCAGGTCAGCGGGGGATTGCCGTGGAAGTTTGGACGGCCAATGGCGAATGGCGAACGATCGATTACCCAATTAGTTGCCTAACGCCATCCGCGATGGCACGGGCTTGATGTGGGTCAGTGTTGACCTGTGTGTGGTGCCGATTGGGGTGGGGGTGAGCTTGTCTCCCTACGTTGCTACCTGTGAAAAAGTGATTCGCGCGACCGGTCTCACCCATCAGCTGGGCCCCAATGGCACGGCGATTGAAGGCCCTTGGGATGCGGTGATGGAATGTGTTCGTGCCTGCCACGACGCCCTGCACGCCATGGGTGCCCCGAGGATCTACACCACCTTGAAGTTGAACACCCGGATCGACCGTGAGCAGTCGTTTCTCGACAAAGTGGCATCCGTTGAGCAACAACTTCAGGGTTGAAATCTGAAGAAGTTCCGAGGTTTTAAGGCTCTAGAGATCGACGGTTGAGACCAATGAAGGAGGTGCTCTGCTTCGGCCTGATGCGTTGGTCTTTGGGATGGTCGGGCCTGCTCTTGGCTGCTCTCTTGAGCTCTGCCGGTTGTGCGCAGGCCACCACCTGGGATCGCATCAGTCGTTATCTGAGCTTGCTTAAAGAGGCTGGTATCGAAGCGCTGGTGGCCCAGGACTGTCCGGCGGGCTTGATGGGGGCTTTCCATCAAGGCAAACAAGCTCTGTTGATGTGTGGGAACAATCTTCAGGACGATCCAGCTCAGGTTTGGGTGGTGTTGGCCCATGAATCAGCCCATGTGATGCAGGATTGCAAGGGTGAGTACCTGATGCCCCCAGGGCTCCTCGCCCAAGAGATGGATCAAGCGCGGCGCAGTCATCCTGCGGCTTTTCTGGAGCTTCAGCTCTACGACTCCAGCCAGCACCATGCTGAGGCTGAGGCCCGTTTGGTGCAGGTTCTTCCCCCCAATCAAGTGGAAGCGTTGTTTGTGAAGCACTGCAGCAACCGTCTATCGCCTTGACGGTCCAGGGAGTACGAATTCTGCATCAGGATCGTTGGCTCCTGGCGGTCGACAAGCCTTCTGGGCTGTTGTCGCAGCCGGGCTTGGGGCCGGAGCAGGCCGATTCCTTGATCTCCAGAGTGCAGGCTCACGACGAGGGGCCTGATTGGCGCCTAGTGCATCGCTTGGATCGAGATACGTCCGGGGTGCTGTTGTTGGCGGCTGGGTTGGAGGCCCTTCGACGCACCAGTGCTTTGTTTTCAAGCCGATCCGTCAACAAGCTTTATTTGGCCCATGTTTGCGGCGTTATGGCTGGCCGTGGATCCATCAACAACCGTTTGGCACGGCTCCAGCGCCAGCCGCCCCGCTATGGCTCCCATCCAGAGGGACGTGAGGCGTGCACTCTCTGGCGTGTGCGCAGCAGCGCCGCTGGGGTCACCCAGCTTTGGTTACGGCCCATCACCGGCCGCTCCCATCAATTAAGAAGCCATCTGGCGGAGATCGCTCACCCGATCCTTGGCGATCCGATTTATGGCGATCAATCCGTTGACCGACTTCGACTGCAGCGCCTTCATTTGCATGCCATCGCGTTGAGTTTCAGCCATCCGTTTACAGGGCAGCGGTTGCGCTTGGTGTCCGCCGACCCTTGGCTGCAGCGTTAGGCTGGAAATCCGCGACGGGCTGGAATCGGGTAGGGGATGCGACGGTGGCGCATCCGCCTCCACACCTGCACAAACGCACGGATCACAAGCTCCACTTCGCTGCGGCTCAAGCTGCTTTTGCGGAGCTGTCCATCCCGTTGACGGGCACCCACCAGGCGACGCACTGTGTCGCGGGCCTGTTCATCGGATGTGTCGGGAGGGAGTGAACGCAGGGCTGCTTCGCAGCCATCGGCCAGCATCAACACTGCCGTTTCCCGGGATCGAGGAGCCGGTCCTCGGTAGCGGAACAAACCCTCATCCACATTGGGATCCCGCTCCCGCGCTTCATGGAGGAAGTAGCCCATCTTCAGGGTGCCTTGATGTTCTGGGATGAAATCGGCGATGGGGCGTGGAAGGCGGTGACGGCGGGCCAATTTCAGGCCTTCATCCACATGCGCTTGCAGCACCGCTGCACTGCCAAATGGATCATTGAGGGAGTCGTGGGGATTGGGTTCGTCCTTTTGATTCTCAATGAACCACCCCGGGGCATGCAGTTTGCCGACGTCGTGATACAGCGAGCCCGTGCGAATCAGATCCACATCGGCTCCGATGGCTCGCGCCCCCTCTTCGGCCAAGCTGCAGATCATCAAGGTGTGCTCAAACGTGCCAGGGGCTTCACAGGAGAGCCGTCGAAGCAACGGACGTTCTTGATCGGCAAGCTCCAGTAAGCGGGCGCGGGTGAGCAAACCAAAGGAGCTCTCCAGCACCGGAATGGCGAGCAAGGTGAGCATCAATAAGAGGCCCAACAGCAGCGATTCGGTGGCCAACTCATCCAGGGTTGGATTCAGGCTGCCCCAGGCTTTCCAGCCCGTAAGGGGCTGCAGCTGGAGGAGGAGCCACTGCCCTATCAAGGCGCCAACGGGAAGGAACACTGTGAGCTGCAGAAGTTGTCCGCGGCTGCGTTGACGCCCTGCGATCAAAGCTCCCGATGCAGCCACAACGGCCGCAATCAACAATCGGCCGTCGCTTAGGCCATGAACCGGTTCAGGCCATAACAGAGCCGCGACACTCATCCACACCAAACCGCAGCCGGTGCCGAGACCTTCAGCCAAGACGAGGGTGGGTGGAACCAACAAGGCGAGAGGACTCACGCTTCCCTGAAACCACAGCTTCGCCACTTGCACGAGGAACAAAATTCCCACCGCAAGAAGGGCATGGCGAACCTCGAGACAGGG
The DNA window shown above is from Synechococcus sp. CC9902 and carries:
- a CDS encoding 2-isopropylmalate synthase gives rise to the protein MAKDPGRVLIFDTTLRDGEQSPGASLNLEEKLAIAQQLARLGVDVIEAGFPFASAGDFAAVQRIAQQVGGDNGPIICGLARASKADIKACADAVAPAPRGRIHTFIATSDIHLEHKLRKSRKDVLAIVPEMVSYARSLIEDVEFSCEDAGRSDPEFLYEVIEAAIAAGATTINIPDTVGYTTPSEFGGLIAGINQHVPNIDEAVISVHGHNDLGLAVANFLEAVKNGARQLECTINGIGERAGNASLEELVMAMHVRRRYFNPFLGRKEDSPTPLTAVRTEELTKTSRLVSNLTGMVVQPNKAIVGANAFAHESGIHQDGVLKNRLTYEIIDARTVGLSDNRISLGKLSGRSAVRARLEELGYNLTREDLDEAFARFKDLADRKREITDRDLEAIVSEQVQQPEARFQLKFVQVSCGSTSRPTATVALMDEEGGERTVSAVGTGPVDAVCRALNCLADVPNDLIEFSVKSVTEGIDAIGEVTIRLRRDGSLYSGHAADTDVVVAAAMAFVNALNRLVAGQERQSLHPQKDPVVLDARPTL
- a CDS encoding carbohydrate ABC transporter permease, whose protein sequence is MRRLLPRAVQLMLLILLALLVLTPLLWLVSTSLKGPAEDIFVSPPALLPAEPSLDAYVRLFQDNPLTTYLINSAVVSALAVVANLLFCSLAAYPLARLRFAGRGLVLALVVATILIPFQVVMIPLYLLMVQLGLRNTLLALVIPQAATAFGLYLLRQSFLGVPKELEEAARIDGCSRLGEWWNVMIPAARADLITLAMFVFIGTWSDFLWPLVILDDPNLYTLPLGLQQLSSSFSLDWRIVAAGSVVSILPVMALFLLLQRFILPNASGDAVKG
- a CDS encoding Nif11-like leader peptide family natural product precursor, producing the protein MALADLDRFLLMRETDLALHERLARPMDLEGFLALAADYGFNLDESDVFAAQQREAQAKTAHALQQRQAQESRPLRAFIHG
- a CDS encoding MTH1187 family thiamine-binding protein: MWVSVDLCVVPIGVGVSLSPYVATCEKVIRATGLTHQLGPNGTAIEGPWDAVMECVRACHDALHAMGAPRIYTTLKLNTRIDREQSFLDKVASVEQQLQG
- a CDS encoding RluA family pseudouridine synthase, translating into MTVQGVRILHQDRWLLAVDKPSGLLSQPGLGPEQADSLISRVQAHDEGPDWRLVHRLDRDTSGVLLLAAGLEALRRTSALFSSRSVNKLYLAHVCGVMAGRGSINNRLARLQRQPPRYGSHPEGREACTLWRVRSSAAGVTQLWLRPITGRSHQLRSHLAEIAHPILGDPIYGDQSVDRLRLQRLHLHAIALSFSHPFTGQRLRLVSADPWLQR
- a CDS encoding HDIG domain-containing metalloprotein codes for the protein MVRFPRGSSLWRRWRRLQSPTRRLLRWTRLQTAVVLLVCLAVAVASSLPWLIKPDLQPGAIAPFDAIAPKDVLVQDSTALEQQRSSLVAQSVVQVIDPEQTKLLRQRLEQQLIQLQQVAMSGSAARVGPVNMSRAEQQWLTQRTAQEHLAWDSAVRQAATRMLSQGLVSNLAVNQLRQAAKVQLGESAITDPAARSLATKVLASTLRGSSNLRTDPNLSKQLIEEQLTKQVIPTIEVRKGDVITRKGEPISPQAYDVLDYFGRVRREPQPGIWFQHFVEALAACGVMVLVMRRERPCLEVRHALLAVGILFLVQVAKLWFQGSVSPLALLVPPTLVLAEGLGTGCGLVWMSVAALLWPEPVHGLSDGRLLIAAVVAASGALIAGRQRSRGQLLQLTVFLPVGALIGQWLLLQLQPLTGWKAWGSLNPTLDELATESLLLGLLLMLTLLAIPVLESSFGLLTRARLLELADQERPLLRRLSCEAPGTFEHTLMICSLAEEGARAIGADVDLIRTGSLYHDVGKLHAPGWFIENQKDEPNPHDSLNDPFGSAAVLQAHVDEGLKLARRHRLPRPIADFIPEHQGTLKMGYFLHEARERDPNVDEGLFRYRGPAPRSRETAVLMLADGCEAALRSLPPDTSDEQARDTVRRLVGARQRDGQLRKSSLSRSEVELVIRAFVQVWRRMRHRRIPYPIPARRGFPA